Below is a window of Undibacterium sp. YM2 DNA.
TTGTTTCAATGCCCATTCACTTGGTATCGCCCCCAACCATTCAACTCCAGAATCTTTGTACTCAGCATAAGCCTTATAGCGACTCATACCCCTTCCTCCTGCGCCAGATTCAACAAATAAAACTCATGCAGTTTCGCTTGCAGCAGTTTTTTATCGGGCAGTTGCGTTTGGTATTCAGCAATCATGGCGGGTGAAAGGCTACGGCTCAACGCATATTCAACGACTTCATCATCTTTACTCGCGCACAGCAGCACGCCGATGGCTGGGTTTTCGTGTGGCTTTTTGTGGTCGCGGTCCAGGGCTTCCAGGTAGAAATTGAGTTTACCCAAGTGCTCTGGCTGGAATTTATCCACTTTGAGTTCTATCGCTACCAGCGCGTTTAAACTGCGATGGAAGAATAAGAGATCGAGTGCAAAGTCTTGTTTGCCGACTTGTACAGGATATTCGCTGCCGACAAAACAAAAATCACGCCCAAGTTCGAGCAAAAAATGCTTTAATTTGGCGAGCAGGCCTTGGTGCAAATCAGCCTCGCTGTGTTGCTCTGGCAGGCTTAAGAAATCAACGATGTAGCTGTCTTTGAAGACGTTGAGGGCTTCGGGGTGTAATTGTGTCAGCACTGCTGACACTTTTGGTGGTTGCAACACCGTACGCTCAAAAAGCGCGGCATTGAACTGTCGTTCAAGATCACGGCTAGACCATCCCTCTTGTATAGACATCCTTAAATAAAATTCACGCTCTTCACTCACTTTACTGCGACTGAGAATAGTCAGGTTATGTGTCCACGGCAATTGTCTCACCAGTGGTGCGACAATTTTATCATCTTGATAAGCTTCATAAAACTGGCGCATCCGGAACAGATTGCGACGTGTAAAGCCCTTTAAATTAGGCTGCGTGATGGCTAAATGTTTCGCCAGCGCATCGACCACACCATCCCCCCATTCTGCGGCCTTGATTTTATTGCTGATGTGGGCCCCTACTTGCCAATACAGTTCTATCAAAGTGGTGTTGACGGCTTGATAAGCGTGCTGGCGTGCGGCTGCGATCAGATGTACGACTTCGGTAAAATCGGGCTGCGCGATATTGCTCAGGTTTGATTTGCTCATGAATGCACCTCTTGCAGCAGCTTCATGATTTCTGCGCTGACGGCATCCAGATCCGCATCTATCTCAGCCAGGTCACGCGGGGGCTGGTATTGGTAGAAGTGGCGGTTGAAGGGTATCTCATAGCCGACGATGCCGATTTGTTGGTCTTTATCGTCTTTTTTGCTGGCATCGATCCAGGCGTCCGGTACGTGGGGTTGTACTTCTTTTTTGAAGTATACTTCGTTGATCTCGTTGACTGTTTTGGATGGATCGAGGGCGACGTTTTCAAAAATCACGCAGGTCGCCATCGGCTTTGTATTCTATGGTTTTGCCATCCACGTTAAACAGGCCATAGATAGCGTCGGCCTTGGTTTTGTGGATTTTTTTGATAACGGGCAGCGCGACTGGATTTTTCCAGCTCACTGCTGCTTCGATGACTTTTTTGTCTTTGGCGTCCAGGCTGATGTTGGCCAACTTGGCAGCTTTGACAATGGCATCATCGTATTCGTTCATGTCATCAAACTGTGCGGTGCCTATCTGCGCTTGCAGAGCCTGGGCTTTGAGCATGCTGGCTCTTGCGCTTAACCAGGTATCACGATTGAGCAGGTCCTTGATCTGCTTTTCTTTGAGATCAGCAAAATGTATTTTGATGTAGCGGCGTATAGTGTCTTCATGCTGGCCAAGTTCACCATAGTGTGAGCAATCTGTTGAATCGCTCCAGATAGCGCCTTGCAGAGTGGCGAACTCTGCGTATGCCCATTGCATGATGCTGTTCAAAGCACCTAATTCAAAACGCAGTGTGGCAATACGTTCATCAGAGAACTGGTAAGACTGCCTTAGCGGGCGCTCTATCGTAATGCGGCGATAGCCAAATTCATGGGTATTGAAAATCTTGGCGGCAAAGGTTTTGGCTACCTCAGTCTTAGTGTTTGCCGATTGTCTGCCGCGATTACTTTTTTGTTCGGCGGGTTTGTCGAGTTCACGCGCATCAACGGCTTCAAAATCACCGAAGCAGCGGATGATGGTGGCGATGTCGTCGGCACTCATCTCATTGCGCTTGCTGCCCAATGACTTGCGCATTTTGCTGTAGAGGTTGCTGCCGTTGATCAGTTGTACCAGGCCCTTTTTCTCTTCCGGTTTTTTGTTGGATAGTATCCATACATAAGTGGCGATGCCGGTGTTATAGAACATATCAGTCGGCAGGGCGACAATGGCTTCCAGCAAATCGGCTTCCAGAATATAACGTCGGATTTCAGATTCGCCAGAACCCGCACCGCCTGTGAACAGGGGGGAGCCATTGAGGATAATGCCTATACGGCCACCGCCATCCTTGGCATCACGCAATTTGCTGATGAGGTGCAACAGGAATAGCAAAGAGCCATCAGAGACTCTGGGCAAGCCTGCGCCAAAGCGGCCATCGTAGCCTTTTTCATTGTGCTCTTTGGTGATGTCTTCTTCTATCTTTTTCCAATCAACACCAAATGGGGGATTGGATAGCATGTAGTTAAAGCGCTCGCCATACAGTTGATCGTTGGATAGGGTATTACCGAGCTTGATGTTTTTGACTTCTTGCCCCTTGATTAGCATGTCTGCTTTGCAGATGGCATAGCTTTCAGGATTCAACTCCTGGCCATACGCGCGTATGACGGCGTTGGGATTTAATTCATGGACATATTCCATCCCTGCCGACAAGAAGCCGCCAGTTCCTGCTGTAGGGTCATAGATGGTGCGGATGATGCCTGGGGTGGTCAGTGCTTCATTGTCTTCTATAAACACTAGTGAGGTAGTCAGGCGCACGATATCACGTGGGGTGAAGTGTTCACCTGCAGTATCGTTTGAACTCTCAGCAAAGCGGCGTATCAGCTCTTCAAATACCAGACCCATATCATGGTTGGACACCGCGTTGATGCTCAGATCAATGGTGCGTACTTTTTGCACGACCTTATAGAGCAAATTGGCGTCGTTGAGCTGGCCTATGAATTCAGCAAAATTGAAGTATTCAAATATCTCACGCGCATCCTTGGAAAAGCTTTGGATATAACTTTCCAGATTGGCTTTGATGCCGCTTTCACCCAATTTGGATAAATCCATTTTGGATGTGTTGAAGAAACTCAGGCCACCAGTCGCACGCAACAGCAATTTTTCTTGCGCCTCTTCGGGCAAATTCATGCTTGCTATTTTTTGCTGTTCCGCCAGTACGGTTTCTTTACTGGCTTCCAGCACACATTCCAGGCGGCGCAGCAAGCAAAACGGCAAGATGATGCGGCCATACTGGCTTTGTCTAAAGTCACCACGGAGCAGGTCGGCAATTGCCCAGGATTCGGCGGCGAGATTATTGGATGTTTGTGTCATGGATGATTCTTTGTCATTCAAAGTCGGTGAGCTGAAGCAGTTGTAGCATTGCTTGCATTTGTTTGATTTGTATCTTACCCGACTGGCAAAGGACTGCCTATGGGAATGCGCTTGGCGTAGCTCAAAAAAGCTATGGAAGAAGGGGAAGGTATAAAGAAGAATTGCTGTCCAAAAACCAAAAAAGCCCTTGAATAATCAAGAGCTTAATCAGTGATTGGTGCCGAGAGCCGGAATCGAACCGGCACGCCTTGCGGCGCGGGATTTTGAGTCCCGTGCGTCTACCTATTCCGCCATCTCGGCAACGCAGAACGAAATTATGACAGAGCCGTCAAAATTTTGCAAGCGGGCTGCTGCTTTTGCCGGGTTTGCTGGGTTTCTTATTTTTGTTATTCATCATGGGTTTCTGCCTGGCTGGTCGAAATTCACGTTCCTGCGCCACATGGCTGGGGTAGGGAAGCGTTTTTGGACGATGCGCAGGTAGTACCACAGGCTGAAGGCGACGATGGCGAGGCTGGTGCTGTTGGCCATCCAGAAGCCTGCTGCGCCGTGCAGAAAGACGGGGCTGATGTTGTAGGGGTCCAGGCCGAGGATGACGCCGCCACCGAGGCCGCAGCCCCATAGCGCGAAGGCGTACAGGATGGTGGGGACGATGGCGATTTTATAGGCGCGCAGGATGAAGGCGGTGGTGACCTGTATCGCATCAAAAATCTGGTACACCGAAATGAAGGTGAATAGCGGGAAGGCCGCAGCGATGATGATGGGGTTGGATGTGTAGGCGTGCAAAATCAGGTCGCGGCTGAACCAGATGGTGATGCCGATGGGCACAGCCAGCATGGCAGCGAGGATGATGCCTGCATTGCCTGTGACGCGGGCGGCCTGCATTTGTTTTGCGCCTATGGCTTGCGCGACCAGGGTGCCGGTGGCGCTGGCAATAGAGAGCGGCAGCATATAAAGGATGGTGCCAAAGTTGGCGGTGAGCTGGTGGCCGGATACGGCCACTTCACCGAGGCGGGCGATGAACAGCGCCATGAAGGCGAATGCGGTGACTTCTATGAGGTAGCTCAGGCCCATGGGTATGCCGAGGTGCAGCAGGCTGCGCAGGGCTTTCCAGTTGGGTTTGACGAAGCCTGTGCCAAATAGTGCAAACAATTCATAGTATTTGACGTGCTTGAGCATGAGCCAGCCAGTGATGAGCATGAGCCAGGCATTGACGGCAGTGGCAGCCGCGCAGCCAGGGCCACCCATGGCGGGTATGCCAAGGCCGCCGAAGATGAATAAGGTATTGAGCGGGATTTTTATCGCCAGCGCAGCGAGCTGGATTGCCATGACCATCTTGGGGCGGCCAACGGCGTTATTGAGTGCGCCGTAGATCCTGAAGCCCAGCGTGGCGGGCAGGGCGATGGCCAGTATTTGCAGATATTGTGCGGCCTTGTCATTCAAGGTCGGTGAAGCTTGTGCGATGGAGAGTAGGCTATTCGGGAACAGCAAGATCAAACAGCCTATGCAGGCGAGAAAGCCGCCCAGCCACACGCCTTGTTTAATTTCTGCGCCTATCTTTTTGAATTTGCGTGCGCCAAACAATTGGCCAACGACAGGCGAGATGGCTTGCAAGATGCCGTTGAGGCCGACGAAGATGCTGACGTAAATCGAGATGCCGATGGAGAGTGCGGCCAGGTCAGTCGCCGAGAAACGCGAGGTCATGGCTGTGTCTATCACCCCATT
It encodes the following:
- a CDS encoding YhcG family protein; this encodes MSKSNLSNIAQPDFTEVVHLIAAARQHAYQAVNTTLIELYWQVGAHISNKIKAAEWGDGVVDALAKHLAITQPNLKGFTRRNLFRMRQFYEAYQDDKIVAPLVRQLPWTHNLTILSRSKVSEEREFYLRMSIQEGWSSRDLERQFNAALFERTVLQPPKVSAVLTQLHPEALNVFKDSYIVDFLSLPEQHSEADLHQGLLAKLKHFLLELGRDFCFVGSEYPVQVGKQDFALDLLFFHRSLNALVAIELKVDKFQPEHLGKLNFYLEALDRDHKKPHENPAIGVLLCASKDDEVVEYALSRSLSPAMIAEYQTQLPDKKLLQAKLHEFYLLNLAQEEGV
- a CDS encoding N-6 DNA methylase, which encodes MTQTSNNLAAESWAIADLLRGDFRQSQYGRIILPFCLLRRLECVLEASKETVLAEQQKIASMNLPEEAQEKLLLRATGGLSFFNTSKMDLSKLGESGIKANLESYIQSFSKDAREIFEYFNFAEFIGQLNDANLLYKVVQKVRTIDLSINAVSNHDMGLVFEELIRRFAESSNDTAGEHFTPRDIVRLTTSLVFIEDNEALTTPGIIRTIYDPTAGTGGFLSAGMEYVHELNPNAVIRAYGQELNPESYAICKADMLIKGQEVKNIKLGNTLSNDQLYGERFNYMLSNPPFGVDWKKIEEDITKEHNEKGYDGRFGAGLPRVSDGSLLFLLHLISKLRDAKDGGGRIGIILNGSPLFTGGAGSGESEIRRYILEADLLEAIVALPTDMFYNTGIATYVWILSNKKPEEKKGLVQLINGSNLYSKMRKSLGSKRNEMSADDIATIIRCFGDFEAVDARELDKPAEQKSNRGRQSANTKTEVAKTFAAKIFNTHEFGYRRITIERPLRQSYQFSDERIATLRFELGALNSIMQWAYAEFATLQGAIWSDSTDCSHYGELGQHEDTIRRYIKIHFADLKEKQIKDLLNRDTWLSARASMLKAQALQAQIGTAQFDDMNEYDDAIVKAAKLANISLDAKDKKVIEAAVSWKNPVALPVIKKIHKTKADAIYGLFNVDGKTIEYKADGDLRDF
- a CDS encoding MATE family efflux transporter, whose translation is MKTEHPSTLRGNIKRIASLSWPMMVGQMAVVGNGVIDTAMTSRFSATDLAALSIGISIYVSIFVGLNGILQAISPVVGQLFGARKFKKIGAEIKQGVWLGGFLACIGCLILLFPNSLLSIAQASPTLNDKAAQYLQILAIALPATLGFRIYGALNNAVGRPKMVMAIQLAALAIKIPLNTLFIFGGLGIPAMGGPGCAAATAVNAWLMLITGWLMLKHVKYYELFALFGTGFVKPNWKALRSLLHLGIPMGLSYLIEVTAFAFMALFIARLGEVAVSGHQLTANFGTILYMLPLSIASATGTLVAQAIGAKQMQAARVTGNAGIILAAMLAVPIGITIWFSRDLILHAYTSNPIIIAAAFPLFTFISVYQIFDAIQVTTAFILRAYKIAIVPTILYAFALWGCGLGGGVILGLDPYNISPVFLHGAAGFWMANSTSLAIVAFSLWYYLRIVQKRFPTPAMWRRNVNFDQPGRNP